The following coding sequences lie in one Colias croceus chromosome 1, ilColCroc2.1 genomic window:
- the LOC123695488 gene encoding facilitated trehalose transporter Tret1-like isoform X2: MEMEIKSAKEENLRNSVPYVKQLSTDGNKVTDYAINGDGPQFAPATQRLYLWTQLFAALAVSMGSLIVGFSSGYTSPALPSMNQTLHMTNEENSWVGGLMPLAALLGGILGGPLIEYLGRKRTIICTAIPFFIGWMLIANAANVMMVFAGRAFCGICVGVGSLAFPVYLGETVQPEVRGALGLLPTAFGNTGILLAFFVGTYFNWSHLAFFGAALPVPFFLLMIATPETPRWYLSKGRAEDAKKALQWLRGKNTNIDKELRDLTLSQVESDRKGGNAFGQLFTRKYMPAVLISLGLMLFQQLSGINAVIFYASTIFKMAGSTVDENVCSIIIGVVNFVSTFIATAIIDRLGRKMLLYISSVAMIFTLVALGAYFYIRDVGTDVSAYGWLPLACLVIYVLGFSIGFGPIPWLMLGEILPSKIRGSAASMATGFNWTCTFIVTKTFHNIIAVINMYGTVWLFAVLCIVGLFFVIFFVPETRGKSLEEIEKKLTGGSRRVRNINGNKQMQHA; the protein is encoded by the exons ATGGAAATGGAAAttaaaagtgcaaaggaagaAAATCTGCGCAATTCAGTGCCATATGTGAAACAACTAAGCACGGATGGGAATAAAGTTACTGATTATGCAATAAATGGAGATGGACCACAGTTTGCACCAGCTACTCAACGCCTGTATCTTTGGACACAG ttaTTTGCTGCATTGGCTGTTTCAATGGGATCCTTGATTGTTGGTTTTTCATCCGGTTATACCTCTCCCGCTTTGCCGAGCATGAACCAAACTCTTCATATGACTAACGAAgag AACAGCTGGGTGGGAGGCTTGATGCCTTTAGCAGCATTACTTGGCGGTATATTGGGTGGCCCGTTAATAGAATATCTAGGAAGAAAACGGACAATCATCTGCACTGCAATTCCTTTCTTCATAGGATGGATGTTAATTGCTAATGCAGCAAATGTAATGATGGTCTTTGCTGGCCGCGCATTTTGTGGCATATGCGTTGGTGTCGGAAGTCTTGCGTTTCCAGTATACCTCGGAGAAACAGTACAACCTGAAGTTAGAGGCGCTCTCGGACTACTGCCAACTGCATTTGGTAATACGGGTATCCTACTTGCTTTCTTCGTCGGCACATACTTCAACTGGTCTCATCTAGCATTCTTTGGAGCGGCCCTACCAGTGCCATTCTTTTTACTTATGATTGCTACACCTGAAACTCCTCGCTGGTATTTATCAAAGGGACGAGCTGAAGATGCTAAGAAAGCTTTGCAATGGCTACGCGGAAAAAACACTAACATTGACAAAGAATTAAGAGACCTCACACTATCACAAGTAGAATCAGACCGCAAAGGAGGAAATGCTTTCGGCCAGTTgttcacaagaaaatatatgcCAGCGGTTCTTATTTCTTTGGGTCTTATGTTGTTCCAACAATTAAGTGGCATCAATGCTGTTATATTCTATGCATccacaatatttaaaatggctGGAAGCACAGTTGATGAAAATGTATGTAGTATTATTATTGGTGTTGTAAACTTTGTATCTACTTTTATTGCAACCGCTATCATTGATCGTCTCGGAAGGAAAATGTTGTTATATATTTCGTCAGTAGCAATGATCTTTACTTTGGTAGCTCTTGGAGCATACTTTTATATAAGAGACGTAGGAACTGACGTCAGCGCATACGGATGGTTACCACTGGCTTGTCTTGTAATATATGTTCTGGGATTCTCGATCGGCTTTGGACCTATTCCTTGGCTAATGTTGGGTGAAATTTTACCATCAAAAATCCGTGGTTCCGCCGCATCGATGGCGACAGGTTTCAACTGGACGTGTACATTCATTGTCACAAAAACATTCCACAATATTATTGCAGTTATAAACATGTATGGTACCGTTTGGTTATTTGCCGTTTTGTGTATAGTTGGGCTAttctttgttatatttttcgtACCCGAGACGAGGGGTAAAAGTTTAGAAGAAATTGAAAAGAAATTAACCGGGGGTTCAAGGCGAGTTCGTAATATTAATGGTAATAAACAGATGCAGCACGCGTAA
- the LOC123695488 gene encoding facilitated trehalose transporter Tret1-like isoform X1 codes for MSFNKNNPNPMGKIMGYLKQLSTEMGGNEPSRRGQNDEERLYRTRGPKYARVPSKPTLSASTTCTSLATSCGSQGTLAPNYAAIPENVSTESSSEDEQDSFEKTRRHFQQLRQISLGNEFKYKMEMEIKSAKEENLRNSVPYVKQLSTDGNKVTDYAINGDGPQFAPATQRLYLWTQLFAALAVSMGSLIVGFSSGYTSPALPSMNQTLHMTNEENSWVGGLMPLAALLGGILGGPLIEYLGRKRTIICTAIPFFIGWMLIANAANVMMVFAGRAFCGICVGVGSLAFPVYLGETVQPEVRGALGLLPTAFGNTGILLAFFVGTYFNWSHLAFFGAALPVPFFLLMIATPETPRWYLSKGRAEDAKKALQWLRGKNTNIDKELRDLTLSQVESDRKGGNAFGQLFTRKYMPAVLISLGLMLFQQLSGINAVIFYASTIFKMAGSTVDENVCSIIIGVVNFVSTFIATAIIDRLGRKMLLYISSVAMIFTLVALGAYFYIRDVGTDVSAYGWLPLACLVIYVLGFSIGFGPIPWLMLGEILPSKIRGSAASMATGFNWTCTFIVTKTFHNIIAVINMYGTVWLFAVLCIVGLFFVIFFVPETRGKSLEEIEKKLTGGSRRVRNINGNKQMQHA; via the exons ATGAGCTTCAATAAGAATAATCCTAACCCCATGGGGAAGATCATGGGGTACCTCAAACAACTGTCCACCGAAATG GGTGGAAACGAGCCGAGCCGTCGTGGCCAAAACGACGAGGAGCGCTTATATCGTACACGTGGACCAAAGTACGCTCGAGTTCCATCAAAACCCACACTATCAGCTTCTACAACCTGTACATCATTGGCCACATCTTGCGGATCCCAGGGAACCCTTGCTCCTAACTACGCTGCTATCCCAGAAAACGTTTCGACGGAGAGCAGCAGCGAAGACGAGCAAGATTCGTTTGAAAAAACTCGTCGCCATTTTCAACAGCTTCGTCAAATAAGTTTAGGCAACGAATTTAAGTACAAAATGGAAATGGAAAttaaaagtgcaaaggaagaAAATCTGCGCAATTCAGTGCCATATGTGAAACAACTAAGCACGGATGGGAATAAAGTTACTGATTATGCAATAAATGGAGATGGACCACAGTTTGCACCAGCTACTCAACGCCTGTATCTTTGGACACAG ttaTTTGCTGCATTGGCTGTTTCAATGGGATCCTTGATTGTTGGTTTTTCATCCGGTTATACCTCTCCCGCTTTGCCGAGCATGAACCAAACTCTTCATATGACTAACGAAgag AACAGCTGGGTGGGAGGCTTGATGCCTTTAGCAGCATTACTTGGCGGTATATTGGGTGGCCCGTTAATAGAATATCTAGGAAGAAAACGGACAATCATCTGCACTGCAATTCCTTTCTTCATAGGATGGATGTTAATTGCTAATGCAGCAAATGTAATGATGGTCTTTGCTGGCCGCGCATTTTGTGGCATATGCGTTGGTGTCGGAAGTCTTGCGTTTCCAGTATACCTCGGAGAAACAGTACAACCTGAAGTTAGAGGCGCTCTCGGACTACTGCCAACTGCATTTGGTAATACGGGTATCCTACTTGCTTTCTTCGTCGGCACATACTTCAACTGGTCTCATCTAGCATTCTTTGGAGCGGCCCTACCAGTGCCATTCTTTTTACTTATGATTGCTACACCTGAAACTCCTCGCTGGTATTTATCAAAGGGACGAGCTGAAGATGCTAAGAAAGCTTTGCAATGGCTACGCGGAAAAAACACTAACATTGACAAAGAATTAAGAGACCTCACACTATCACAAGTAGAATCAGACCGCAAAGGAGGAAATGCTTTCGGCCAGTTgttcacaagaaaatatatgcCAGCGGTTCTTATTTCTTTGGGTCTTATGTTGTTCCAACAATTAAGTGGCATCAATGCTGTTATATTCTATGCATccacaatatttaaaatggctGGAAGCACAGTTGATGAAAATGTATGTAGTATTATTATTGGTGTTGTAAACTTTGTATCTACTTTTATTGCAACCGCTATCATTGATCGTCTCGGAAGGAAAATGTTGTTATATATTTCGTCAGTAGCAATGATCTTTACTTTGGTAGCTCTTGGAGCATACTTTTATATAAGAGACGTAGGAACTGACGTCAGCGCATACGGATGGTTACCACTGGCTTGTCTTGTAATATATGTTCTGGGATTCTCGATCGGCTTTGGACCTATTCCTTGGCTAATGTTGGGTGAAATTTTACCATCAAAAATCCGTGGTTCCGCCGCATCGATGGCGACAGGTTTCAACTGGACGTGTACATTCATTGTCACAAAAACATTCCACAATATTATTGCAGTTATAAACATGTATGGTACCGTTTGGTTATTTGCCGTTTTGTGTATAGTTGGGCTAttctttgttatatttttcgtACCCGAGACGAGGGGTAAAAGTTTAGAAGAAATTGAAAAGAAATTAACCGGGGGTTCAAGGCGAGTTCGTAATATTAATGGTAATAAACAGATGCAGCACGCGTAA
- the LOC123691108 gene encoding uncharacterized protein LOC123691108, translated as MKILFLLIIILCNAFGELLPSIPTHLLECYRNGGPSLGAPKRLDVFLSLVRRLELKANLDLRLFSTALLRSLRLDGVEKAANVVETEFVLPYRASAFQFHKYKLLMDIFLPSQDLIDADEFFSTEEKCLLHKIISSTVRPWERGDENIVCPLSIQQRQNIVSSNSRINSRCPIEDGVIQSAWGPISPGTLIAAIASSLEAQRILVTDILQANLFKAEIPPTLLNMALKEWDLKLERLNDIEDPSGNAATDISNIWAATLAGDLAEVALNQGSRVGAAPQRLIVGTNNRWNDTLLPRDFYLFMQNSSSTDWHMTDAEILAGIDGLILANYVPSWIEQRRTLRLSQIIEMYYSNEGVSFEPKVRACNRQALFSDIVNREQLFKETSRLAHILSLRQITVYIPVDEMNRITDAAVTAFMDYVPSLLRQYHVECSASQNIPAMDLIIATDSSWRGYQVEQFLSWIGGALEINMQKSTIALLHGNTGAWIVPKSQNLTSAFTTLSNYTQEWPNRLNLPNVISAVIQHIRNETLEDIEYMRSAGPSTVVLIVSPTDQLSSNELNRCRMLMNSLRTSFFDVYFAYAAQDTSDFKYINNEYMDYSELFLTVSSPSITDVTTSVATHLVKNIIPSRISGPQCSFNSTNYVQVPYEDYVLPGREQAYRIHPFYLRQQAIINVQFRNDGHGRILVCMWRGAESSHSCHSINEREMFTFNLTKPCPSPNFCTPARFLVTAQTTLNLCAHNDCRLPHQVGYYIQHSGLRCLPLMGSSVSTAPISKVFWLSLLISLLYYL; from the exons ATGAAAattctgtttttattaattattatattatgca aTGCTTTTGGAGAATTATTGCCTAGTATTCCTACACATTTACTGGAATGTTACCGAAATGGGGGACCCAGTTTGGGCGCACCAAAGCGCCTAGATGTATTCCTATCTTTAGTCAGGCGATTGGAACTCAAAGCAAATCTAGATTTGAGGTTGTTTAGCACAGCTTTATTGCGAAG tTTGCGGCTTGATGGAGTGGAAAAAGCCGCCAATGTAGTTGAAACAGAGTTCGTCCTGCCATACAGAGCTTCAGCTTTCCAATTTCACAAATATAAATTGCTAATGGATATATTTTTACCGAGCCAAGATCTGATTGATGCGGATGAATTCTTCTCTACTGAAGAAAAATGTTTACTTCACAAGATTATAAGTTCTACAGTGCGACCCTGGGAAAGAGGGGATGAAAATATAGTGTGCCCGTTGTCCATACAGCAAAGACAAAATATTGTTTCGTCAAATAGCAg GATCAATAGCAGATGTCCCATTGAAGATGGTGTGATTCAATCAGCATGGGGTCCTATATCTCCTGGAACACTCATAGCAGCCATCGCGTCGTCATTAGAAGCTCAAAGAATATTAGTCACTGATATATTACAAGCAAATTTATTCAAAGCAGAAATCCCACCAACTTTACTTAACATGGCTTTGAAAGAATGGGATTTAAAATTGGAAAGATTAAATGATATCGAGGACCCAAGTGGTAATGCCGCTACTGATATAAGCAATATATGGGCTGCGACATTAGCAG GGGATTTAGCGGAAGTAGCATTGAATCAAGGGTCGAGAGTAGGTGCAGCACCCCAAAGGTTGATAGTTGGCACAAATAATAGATGGAATGATACATTATTACCGCGAGATTTTTATCTGTTTATGCAAAATAGTTCATCAACTGATTGGCATATGACGGACGCTGAAATTTTGGCGGGAATTGATG GTTTAATCTTGGCCAATTACGTACCATCATGGATCGAACAACGTAGAACGTTGCGATTATCGCAAATTATTGAGATGTATTATTCAAACGAAGGCGTATCGTTTGAACCCAAAGTGCGGGCGTGTAACAGACAAGCCTTGTTCTCAGATATAGTGAACAGAGAACAATTGTTCAAGGAAACTTCTAGATTGGCACATATATTGTCGTTACGGCAAATCACAGTGTACATACCGGTCGATGAAATGAATAGAATCACTGACGCGGCAGTCACTGCGTTCATGGATTATGTTC CATCACTATTACGGCAGTACCACGTAGAATGTTCAGCCAGTCAAAATATACCCGCCATGGACTTAATTATAGCTACCGACAGCTCGTGGAGAGGATATCAAGTAGAACAATTTTTGTC gTGGATCGGTGGCGCACTTGAAATCAATATGCAAAAGAGTACAATAGCCTTACTTCACGGAAACACGGGCGCATGGATCGTACCAAAAAGTCAAAACCTGACCAGCGCTTTTACTACTTTATCCAACTATACCCAAGAAT ggcCCAATCGTCTAAACCTCCCGAATGTCATATCAGCTGTAATACAACACATACGGAATGAGACGCTCGAAGATATTGAATACATGAGAAGTGCGGGCCCGAGTACGGTGGTTCTGATAGTCAGTCCAACAGATCAGTTGTCTTCGAATGAACTGAATAGATGCAGAATGCTCATGAACTCGTTACGTACCAGTTTCTTTGACGTATACTTCGCCTACGCAGCGCAAGATACGTCAGACTTCAAATACATCAACAACGAATATATGGATTATTCGGAACTATTTTTAACG GTTTCATCACCATCAATAACAGATGTAACTACCTCAGTGGCTACGCATTTGGTGAAAAACATAATACCATCGCGTATATCGGGTCCTCAATGTTCGTTCAATAGCACGAACTATGTGCAAGTGCCGTATGAGGACTACGTGCTGCCGGGCAGAGAGCAGGCGTATCGCATCCATCCTTTTTATTTGAGACAACAAGCTATTATTAATGTAcag TTTCGCAACGATGGCCACGGCAGGATCTTGGTGTGTATGTGGCGTGGGGCAGAGTCGTCTCATTCCTGCCATTCGATAAACGAACGAGAAATGTTCACGTTCAATTTGACGAAGCCTTGCCCTTCGCCGAATTTTTGCACTCCGGCCCGATTTCTTGTTACCGCGCAAACAACTTTGAACTTGTGTGCAC ATAACGATTGCCGCCTGCCGCATCAAGTGGGTTACTATATACAACATTCTGGTTTGCGCTGCCTGCCGCTCATGGGATCATCGGTCAGTACGGCGCCGATTTCGAAAGTCTTCTGGCTTTCTCTCTTGATctcattattgtattatttgtaa